TGGCCACCTCGCAGGCGGCCAGTTCAGTGCACCGGACGTCCCCGTCGGCAGGGAACGGCAAGGCGATCGGGAAGCCCAACTGGATCTGTGCCGGGTGGTCGTCGTCGAAGACCTGCTCCATGACGAAGAACGCGGAGCCGGCGAAGGCCACTCCGGCGCGAGTGATCGCCGCTGCCAACTGGGCATAGCCGGACTTGACCGCTGAGGACATGTTGGAGGGGTGGGCCTGCAACTCCAGGACAGCCGCATGCTGGGCCGGCAGTTGCCTGACGTCCACTTGGAACGACATTCGCAGACCTCCTGTTCGGCGCACGCCGACCAGCGGCCCCGATGGATCAAGTGGAGTCCCGAACGACTGGCCCAGTCAAGGCCCCAACCGGCTACAAAGCAGCAGCCTTTCGGCTACCCACATGCCGAGGGCGCCCCGGATCAGTGATCCAGGACGCCCTTGAGGCCATGCGGGTCAGCTCTGGCTGGACTCGTCCACCACGTCGGCTGCCTCGGGGGTGACGGTCTCGACCGGACTGGCCGCCGAGGACGGAATCGGAGCGAACTCGATCTCGTCCAGTTCGGCCAGTGGCGAGGCCACGGTGCCGCCCAGGGTGGCCAGCATCTGCCGGACGTTGGCCAGCTGGGCGTTGATGGCGTCCCGGCGGCCGGTGGCGGCCTGGAGTTCACGCTCGGACTCGCGACGGATCTTCAGCGCGGCCAGGCGGGCTGCCTCGACGTGCTGGATGGCCTCTTCGCGGGCCGCCTTGATGGTCGACTCGGCGGCCAGCTTGGCCTCGGCCAGAGCCCGGTCGCCTTCCATCTCCAGGGCGACCTGACGCTCCTGTGCCCGGTTGATGGCCTGCTCGTTGGCGGCCATCTGCGCGGCGAACTCCTCGGCGGCCTTGTCGCGACGCTCGGCAAGGGAACGCTCGAACTCGGCGGCGGCCGCTGCGGCGCGGGCCCGCTGGTGCTCGTAGACGGCCTCGGCCTCTTCGCGGCGAGCCACGGCCTCCCGATCGGCGTAGTCGACGATCTCGTCGGCCTGCCGCTTGGCGGCCTCGACGATCCGAGCCGCCTCGGTGTCAGCCTTGCTCACCACGTCGCGGGCGTAGCGGTCGGCTGCGCTCTTGGTCTGGTTGGCGGCCTCCTCAGCCTCGGCGGAGAGCCGCTCGGCCTCGGCCTTGGCGCGGGTCTTCAGCTCGTCAGCCTCGTCCTCGGCCAGGGCCAGCATCCGGCCGATCCGGGCGCCGAGGTCGTTGAAGCTCGGCTGGTCGGACGGCTGGTTCTGCTCGACCGCGGCGAGCCGGGTGCGGTAGCCGCTCAACTGCTCCTCCAGCTGGGCCACGGTGGCCTGCAGCTTGGTGGACTCGATGGCGCTGTCCGCCGCCTCCGACCGGGCTTGGTCACGGGCCTTGGCCAAATCACCAATAGCGCGGTCGACCTCGGTCGGATCGTAGCCGCGCAGCACCGTCTTGAATCCGGGGATCTGGATCATCTCTGTTCTTCCATTCCTTGCTGGTTCGCTGCTGCGGGTCGTTCGGCGGCAAGCGCCTCAATGACCCCGGATAGGTGCCCTAGTTGGGCGGTGATGTCTTCTCGTCTCTTGGCCAACACCGACACCTCGGCGCGGGCGCGCTCCATCTGGGCTCGGGCCTCCGCGCGCACAGCATCGGCATCAGCACGTGCTTGGTTTAGCAGATCAACCGCCTCCCGGCGGATCTCTCCAGCTTTTTCATATGTATCACGCTGCAAGCGCTCGAGATCGTTGGTGGTTCGCTCCCTGATCAGCCGGGCGCCGCTCTCGGCTTCCTCGACCCGCAAGCGGGCCCGTTCCAGCTGGGCGGTGACCTCGACGTTGGCGTTGCGGAGCTCGCGTTCGGCCTCGTCCTTCGCGCGCTGGACGGTGTTGTCCGCTTCGATCCTGGCCGCGTCGAGTACCGCCTTGGCCTTGGTCTCGATCTCGATGGCGGTCGCCTTCGCGGCGGCGATGGCGGCCGCATTGCGGTGCTCGGTGGTGGTGGCGGCGATCTGCGCCTTCTCCCGGATGTCCCGGACGTGGGCAGCGACCTTGTCGCGCTCGGTGCGCTTGATGTTCTCCACCTCGGCCGCCACGCTCTCGTGCATCTCGGCCGCCTCTTCCTTCACCCGGGCGGCTTCGGCGTTGGCCGCGGCCAGCAGGCCGTCGGCGTAGCGGCGGGCCTCGTCGATCAGTCGCTCCCGTTCCGCCTGGGCTGCGCTCACCTCGGCCAGCGCGGTCTGCTTCAGCTCGGCCAGCTCGGCGTCGGACTCGGAGCGCTGCCTGGCCAGATCCGCTTCGACCTCGGCCCGATGCTGATCCAGATCGGCGGTGGTGGTGTCGGCCAGCTCGGCCAGTTCCTTGGCCAGCCGATCGCGGCGCTGGGCCTCCTCGGCAGCCAGCACCTGCTGCCGGCTCTCCACCTGGGCGTCCAGCTCGGCCAGCTTCGCCTCGGCGGTGTGCTGAGCGTCGATGGTGGCGGCGGTGGCCTCCTCCAGCATCTGCTCGGCCTTCTGCCGGGCCTCAGCGACCAGCCGGTCGGCGTCCTCACGGGCACGGGCCAGCACCTCGGCCGCGGTGTGCTCGGCGGTCTGGGTGATCATGGTGGCCTGCTCGGTGGCGTCCGAGAGCAGGCTCAGGGCGTCCCGGTGGGAGTCCTCCAAGCGAGAGTTGGCGGTGGCGATCGCGGCGGCGACGTCAGCTTCGCGCTCGGCGATCTCGCTGTTCAGCTGCTCGAGGACCTCACGCTGGGCGATGATCTCGGAGCGAATCTGGTCGGCTTCGGCCTGGGCCTCGATCCGCAGTTGGTCCGCGAGGTTCTGCGCATGGGTGAGGATCTCAGTGGCGTGCCGGGTGAGATCACTGCCGGCCTGCTGATCGCCAGGGACGGCAGAAGAGTCGGACACAGACAAATGTTCCCGGTAATCCCTTGTCGGGGCAACCCGCCACCCCCATTTTGACGAGACTGTCTGAGGTTCTGGTCCAGCGTTATCGGGCGAAATACTCCACATCCGGTGCCCGGGTAGAGTTCGGCGGGTGCAGTACGTCTCCACCAGGTCCCTCGAGGCAGCGACCACGTTCGGTTTCAGCGACATCCTGTTGGCCGGTTTGGCCGCGGACGGCGGCCTGTTCGTGCCCGCCGAGTATCCGCGCCTGACGGCTGCTGAGCTAGCCAGCTGGCGGGAAACCCTGCGGGTCGAGGGGTACGCGGCGTTGGCTCACGCGGTCTTGTCGAGGTTCATCACCGACATCGATTCGGCGGCTCTGCGGACGCTGTGTGACCGGGCCTACAACGATCAGGTTTTCGCCACCGCCGACATCGTTCCGGTTTCCGAGCTCGACGGTGGATTGTGGCTGGGGCATCTTTCCGACGGCCCGACCGCTGCATTCAAAGACTTGGCGATGCAATTGTTGGGTCAGTTCTTCGAGTACGAGCTGGCTCGTCGCGGAACCACGCTGAACATCCTCGGCGCAACCAGTGGCGATACCGGATCGGCGGCCGAGCACGCCATGCTCGGACGGCGTGGCATCCGGGTCTTCATGCTCACTCCAGCCGGTCGGATGACGCCCTTCCAGCAGGCCCAGATGTTCAGCTTGGATGACCCGTCGATCGTGAACATCGCGGTGGACGGCGTCTTCGACGACTGCCAGGACCTGGTCAAGGCGGTGGCTGGTGACCTGGAGTTCAAGCAGCGCTACGCGCTCGGTGCCGTGAACTCGATCAACTGGGCCCGGTTGGTGGCCCAGGTGGTCTACTACGTGGCCTGCTGGCTGCGGGTCACCACCTCCGATGATCAGCAGGTCGACTTCTGCGTCCCCACCGGGAACTTCGGCAACATCTGCGCCGGCCACGTGGCCCGGATGATCGGGATCCCGATCAACACCTTGGTGCTGGCCACCAATGAGAACAACGTGCTCGACGAGTTCTTCCGCACCGGCGTCTACCGGGTGCGCAGCTCGGCCGAGACGGCGGCCACCTCGAGCCCGAGCATGGACATCTCCAAGGCATCCAACTTCGAGCGATTCATCTTCGACCTGCTCGGCCGCGATGGGGCCCGGGTGCGCCGGCTGTTCGGTGAGGAACTGGCCAGCAAGGGCTACTTCGACCTGTCCGACACTCCCGAGTTCGCCGAGCTGCGTGCCCGCTATGGGTTCGTCTCCGGCTCGTCCAGCCATGCCGACCGGCTCGCCCAGATCCGTGAGGTCTACGCCCGGAACGGGGTCCTCATCGACCCGCACACGGCGGACGCGGTGAAGGTGGCCCGCGAGTTCGTCCAGCCCGGGGTGCCGATGATCGTGTTGGAGACCGCGCTGCCGGTGAAGTTCGCCGAGACCATCATTGAGGCGGTCGGGGTGGTGCCGGAGCGTCCGGCCCGTTTCGACGGGATCGAGGACTTGCCGCGCCGGGTGGTCGAGCTGCCCAATGACCCGGACGCCTTGAAGCGGCTCATCGCCGAGCGGGCCGAGCCGGTGCCGGACCTCCCTCGCTGAACCGCGGCGGATTAGGCTCAGCGACGTGCGATCTGACGAGCTCCGGGTGCTCTACTCCCGCCTGGTGGTGACCAGTTGCGAGTGGCGGACGATCGGCGTGGCCGATCCGGAGGAGCTGGCCGAGCGGGTCTTCGCCCGGCTGGACCGTGAGGCCGATGCCGATCTGGCCGACCTGTACCGCGAGGTCGACCGGGTCGTCTTCCTGGCTTTCGAGGAGTACTCCGATCGGCTCGGGCTGATGGAGAAGTTCCGCAACCTGGGGACGCCGCCGCCGGCCCGTCCGGCCCGGCTGATGCTGGACGCGCTGAGCAAGCTCAACACCCGGGATCGGGCGCTGCTGCAGCGTCGCCATTGGGACGAACTGGACGCTCTGGAACTGGCCGAGTCGCTGCGCTGGCCGGTGGAGCAGGCCGTGGCCCGGCTCGGCAGGGCCGAGGCGCGATTCCTGGCCAAGGCGCGGCGGACCCGTCCGGAGCTGGAACCGTCCGCGGTGCCGTCCCTGATCGCTTCACTCAAGCCGGGCCAGCACCGGCGGTACCCGGCTCGCTGAGGCCGGGCTCAGCTGAGCAGCAGGTACAGCGTCGGCATGGCGACGATCGCCACCAGCACGCTGACCGAGTTCGCGAAGCTGGCCAGTTCGACGTCGAGCTCGGCTTCGGCGCAGAACGCCGGCATCATGGCCGCGATCGGGGCGAACAGCAGCATCACCACAACCACCCGGGCATCTGTCGGCAACGGCAGCAGGTACCAGGAGGCCACCCCGACCACCAGGCCGAACACATAGCGGCGGGCCAGTAGCCGCGCTGCGTCGAGGTACTTGGCTCGGCTCAGTCGCAGGTCCAGGCCGATGCCGATCATCAGCATGGCCAGGAAGGGGTTCGCCGCGCCGACCGTCGAGGTGAACACGATGAGTTGGTCGGGCAGTCGCAGGTTGAGCAGTTGCATGACCAGCAGCGTCACGTAGGTCACGAAGACCGGGTTGGTACCGACCTTGCGCAGCAAGGCGCTCAGCCGCAGCCGTCCGGACGGGTGCACCAACGACATGCCCCAGCCGTAGGCGATGCCCGCGCTGGCCACCGCGGTGCCGATGTCGAACAGCGAGGAGAAGACCATCGCGTGCGGACCGACCAGGCCGGACAGGTACGGGGTGGAGAAGGCGCCGATGTTGTAGCTGCCGGAGTTGAAGACGGCGAACGCCTGGTCCTGCCGACTGCGTCGTCGGGTTTGCAGGTAGCCGATCACTTGGAGAGCGACGTTCACCAGCAGCCCGAAGACGGCCAGACCGAGCAGGGCGAACTCGACGTGGAAGGTGTTGAAGCTGGTGAACAGGGCACACGGCAGGGTCACGCCCAGCACGATCTTGGAGAACTTGCTGAAGTCGGACGTGCTCACCCAGCCGGCCCGCTTGGCCAGCTGGCCGATGCCAATGATGGCGACCAGGCTCAGCGCGCGCAGCAGGGTATCCAGCACGTCCGCACGCTACCGCCTCGGTCTGCCCGCCCCCGACTCCGTCCCACCGCCGACTCCGTCCCACCGGCCACGGGGCGCCCCGGCCCCGCCTCCCGTCCCACCGGCCACGGGGCGCCCCGGCCCCGCCTCCCGGTTCCCGCTACCGAGAGCAACTCTTGCTGCCGAAATTCCGGTAGCGGGAGTTCCATTCGGTAGCGCGAACGGGTTTGGGGGGCGGCCAGGAGCTGGCTCGGAGGGGGCGGGACGACTCGGAATGGTCTCGCCCCACCGTGCCTCGCCCGGGTCCTCCGTCCCGGATCTGCCCAGCCCCGACCGGCTCCTGCCCGGTTCCCGCTACCGAGAGCAACTCTTGCTGCCGAAATTCCGGTAGCAGGAGTTCCATTCGGTAGCGCGAACGGGTTTGGGGGGCGGCTCCGCCGCTGGCCCGGGGTGAGGGACGGCGTCGGGCGGGCCTACCCTTGCAGGGTGGACCTCAGTGAGATGCGGATCAGTTACGAGCGCGACGAGTTGGACGAGAGCGCGGCCGGCAATGCGCCGCTGGAGCTCTTCGAGCGCTGGCTGGCCCAGGCGATCGCGGCCAAGGTGCCCGAGCCGAACGCCATGACGCTGGCCACGGTCGGGCCGGACGGGCAGCCGTCCACCCGGATCGTGTTGGTGAAGAGCTGCGACGCCTCCGGGGTGGTCTTCTACACCAACTACGACAGCCGCAAGGCCCGCGAGCTGGCCGGCAACCCGAAGGCTGCTCTGCAGTTCCACTGGGTCGAGCTGCAGCGAGTGATCCGAATCGAGGGGACGGTTGAGCTCACCTCCGACGAGGAGTCGGACGCCTACTTCGCGTCCCGCCCGATCGACTCGCGGATCGGCGCCTGGGCGTCCCCGCAGAGCCAGGTGATCGCCAACCGAGGCGTCCTGGTGGCCAATG
The nucleotide sequence above comes from Propionicimonas paludicola. Encoded proteins:
- a CDS encoding DivIVA domain-containing protein, coding for MIQIPGFKTVLRGYDPTEVDRAIGDLAKARDQARSEAADSAIESTKLQATVAQLEEQLSGYRTRLAAVEQNQPSDQPSFNDLGARIGRMLALAEDEADELKTRAKAEAERLSAEAEEAANQTKSAADRYARDVVSKADTEAARIVEAAKRQADEIVDYADREAVARREEAEAVYEHQRARAAAAAAEFERSLAERRDKAAEEFAAQMAANEQAINRAQERQVALEMEGDRALAEAKLAAESTIKAAREEAIQHVEAARLAALKIRRESERELQAATGRRDAINAQLANVRQMLATLGGTVASPLAELDEIEFAPIPSSAASPVETVTPEAADVVDESSQS
- the thrC gene encoding threonine synthase; the encoded protein is MQYVSTRSLEAATTFGFSDILLAGLAADGGLFVPAEYPRLTAAELASWRETLRVEGYAALAHAVLSRFITDIDSAALRTLCDRAYNDQVFATADIVPVSELDGGLWLGHLSDGPTAAFKDLAMQLLGQFFEYELARRGTTLNILGATSGDTGSAAEHAMLGRRGIRVFMLTPAGRMTPFQQAQMFSLDDPSIVNIAVDGVFDDCQDLVKAVAGDLEFKQRYALGAVNSINWARLVAQVVYYVACWLRVTTSDDQQVDFCVPTGNFGNICAGHVARMIGIPINTLVLATNENNVLDEFFRTGVYRVRSSAETAATSSPSMDISKASNFERFIFDLLGRDGARVRRLFGEELASKGYFDLSDTPEFAELRARYGFVSGSSSHADRLAQIREVYARNGVLIDPHTADAVKVAREFVQPGVPMIVLETALPVKFAETIIEAVGVVPERPARFDGIEDLPRRVVELPNDPDALKRLIAERAEPVPDLPR
- a CDS encoding GyrI-like domain-containing protein is translated as MSFQVDVRQLPAQHAAVLELQAHPSNMSSAVKSGYAQLAAAITRAGVAFAGSAFFVMEQVFDDDHPAQIQLGFPIALPFPADGDVRCTELAACEVATAIHRGPYDEAGPAYRAIEDWISSHGYVAIGYPREIYLVSPADTMDPLEYITEIQIPIAHR
- a CDS encoding AEC family transporter, translating into MLDTLLRALSLVAIIGIGQLAKRAGWVSTSDFSKFSKIVLGVTLPCALFTSFNTFHVEFALLGLAVFGLLVNVALQVIGYLQTRRRSRQDQAFAVFNSGSYNIGAFSTPYLSGLVGPHAMVFSSLFDIGTAVASAGIAYGWGMSLVHPSGRLRLSALLRKVGTNPVFVTYVTLLVMQLLNLRLPDQLIVFTSTVGAANPFLAMLMIGIGLDLRLSRAKYLDAARLLARRYVFGLVVGVASWYLLPLPTDARVVVVMLLFAPIAAMMPAFCAEAELDVELASFANSVSVLVAIVAMPTLYLLLS
- the pdxH gene encoding pyridoxamine 5'-phosphate oxidase; translated protein: MDLSEMRISYERDELDESAAGNAPLELFERWLAQAIAAKVPEPNAMTLATVGPDGQPSTRIVLVKSCDASGVVFYTNYDSRKARELAGNPKAALQFHWVELQRVIRIEGTVELTSDEESDAYFASRPIDSRIGAWASPQSQVIANRGVLVANVAKVAASHGLNPPRPPNWGGYRLVPHTWEFWQGRKSRLHDRIRFTRQPDGWRKERLAP